Proteins encoded by one window of Arachis ipaensis cultivar K30076 chromosome B04, Araip1.1, whole genome shotgun sequence:
- the LOC107638875 gene encoding protein ERD1 homolog 1-like isoform X5, with protein sequence MARQYHSLISSWLIFSLPWQRFFSDLEHSICRMVHRQIATIAWLEADSVCGSHSVAIPLVLVLLYLFHLNQCLRQYKDTGEKTCLLNALKYSTAVPVIFLSALKYHVFPDKWTNFYRPLWLLSSVVNSSYSLYWDVNRDWDLSFMQAAFPVTSSHGAHYCYQWSYCQKSWIWA encoded by the exons ATGGCGAG GCAATATCATTCTCTGATTTCTTCTTGGCTGATATTTTCACTTCCATGGCAAAGGT TTTTTTCTGATCTGGAGCATTCTATATGTAGGATGGTACATCGGCAG ATTGCCACAATTGCTTGGTTGGAAGCTGATTCTGTGTGTGGCAGTCACTCTGTTGCAATCCCTTTAGTGCTTGTCTTGCTTTATCTTTTCCATCTAAACCAATGTCTCCGTCAGTACAAAGATACCGGGGAGAAAACTTGTCTTTTGAATG CTTTAAAATATTCAACCGCAGTGCCAGTTATCTTTCTCTCGGCCCTTAAATATCACGTCTTCCCTGATAAGTGGACAAACTTTTATAGGCCTCTCTGGCTTCTGTCAAGTGTTGTGAACTCATCGTACTCTTTATACTGGGATGTGAATAGAGATTGGGACCTAAG TTTCATGCAAGCTGCCTTCCCAGTCACCTCCTCTCATGGTGCCCATTACTGTTATCAATGGAGCTACTGCCAAAAGAGCTG
- the LOC107638875 gene encoding protein ERD1 homolog 1-like isoform X7: MARQYHSLISSWLIFSLPWQRFFSDLEHSICRMVHRQIATIAWLEADSVCGSHSVAIPLVLVLLYLFHLNQCLRQYKDTGEKTCLLNALKYSTAVPVIFLSALKYHVFPDKWTNFYRPLWLLSSVVNSSYSLYWDVNRDWDLSFMQAAFPVTSSHGAHYCYQWSYCQKS; the protein is encoded by the exons ATGGCGAG GCAATATCATTCTCTGATTTCTTCTTGGCTGATATTTTCACTTCCATGGCAAAGGT TTTTTTCTGATCTGGAGCATTCTATATGTAGGATGGTACATCGGCAG ATTGCCACAATTGCTTGGTTGGAAGCTGATTCTGTGTGTGGCAGTCACTCTGTTGCAATCCCTTTAGTGCTTGTCTTGCTTTATCTTTTCCATCTAAACCAATGTCTCCGTCAGTACAAAGATACCGGGGAGAAAACTTGTCTTTTGAATG CTTTAAAATATTCAACCGCAGTGCCAGTTATCTTTCTCTCGGCCCTTAAATATCACGTCTTCCCTGATAAGTGGACAAACTTTTATAGGCCTCTCTGGCTTCTGTCAAGTGTTGTGAACTCATCGTACTCTTTATACTGGGATGTGAATAGAGATTGGGACCTAAG TTTCATGCAAGCTGCCTTCCCAGTCACCTCCTCTCATGGTGCCCATTACTGTTATCAATGGAGCTACTGCCAAAAGAGCTG